The proteins below come from a single Xyrauchen texanus isolate HMW12.3.18 chromosome 3, RBS_HiC_50CHRs, whole genome shotgun sequence genomic window:
- the coq2 gene encoding 4-hydroxybenzoate polyprenyltransferase, mitochondrial yields the protein MNVRAQCSASLLCSRDIAYSVGHDSTTDKMMSTRLLTHPLKKSLPQINAYFSNHRRHHGNVAIALCQSGSCFNKRDAHKQGIWSPSLAGHNYGKRFFSLTPAGIVNSAPASIQPYLRLMRLDKPIGTWLLYLPCTWSIGLAADPGCLPDLHMLALFGLGALLMRGAGCTINDMWDKDFDKRVSRTATRPIASGEITPFRALVFLGGQLSLALGVLLCLNYYSIALGAASLSLVVTYPLMKRITYWPQFVLGLTFNWGALLGWSAVMGSCDWSVCLPLYVSGVMWTLIYDTIYAHQDKEDDVKVGVKSTALRFQEHTKPWLSGFTVAMLSGLVLAGANADQTLPYYCAVSAVGIHLVHQIYCLDINRPEDCWKKFASNRNLGLLLFLGIVAGNLWKKRSDKQYEVLNSVSN from the exons atgaatGTAAGAGCACAATGCAGTGCTTCGTTACTTTGCAGTCGTGACATTGCTTACTCTGTTGGTCATGACAGCACAACAGACAAAATGATGTCCACCAGACTACTGACACATCCATTAAAGAAGAGTCTACCACAGATCAACGCCTATTTCTCAAATCACAGAAGACACCATGGAAACGTCGCCATAGCCCTCTGTCAGTCTGGATCCTGCTTCAACAAAAGGGATGCTCACAAACAAGGAATATGGTCACCCTCACTGGCGGGTCACAACTATGGCAAGAGGTTTTTCAGCCTTACACCTGCTGGGATTGTGAATTCAGCCCCAGCATCCATTCAACCCTACCTCAGATTAATGAGACTGGACAAACCCATAG GAACATGGCTGCTGTATCTGCCATGTACATGGAGTATTGGGCTGGCAGCAGACCCTGGATGCCTCCCTGATCTGCACATGCTTGCGCTGTTTGGTTTAGGAGCTTTGCTTATGAGAGGAGCCGGCTGCACAATAAATGACATGTGGGATAAAGACTTTGACAAGAGG GTGTCAAGGACCGCCACTCGGCCCATTGCATCAGGGGAGATCACACCGTTTCGGGCTCTGGTTTTCCTTGGAGGCCAGCTGAGTTTAGCACTCGGGGTCCTGCTCTGCCTTAATTACTACAG CATAGCTCTTGGAGCGGCCTCTTTGTCGCTGGTGGTCACATACCCGCTCATGAAAAGAATCACATATTGGCCGCAATTTGTTTTAG gTCTTACTTTTAATTGGGGTGCTCTGTTGGGCTGGTCTGCTGTGATGGGATCATGTGACTGGTCTGTGTGTTTACCTCTTTATGTTTCTGGAGTAATGTGGACATTGATTTATGACACAATCTATGCCCATCAG GACAAAGAGGATGATGTGAAAGTGGGAGTGAAGTCTACAGCGCTAAGGTTCCAGGAGCACACTAAACCGTGGCTCAGTGGATTTACTGTGGCAATGTTGTCAGGGCTTGTTCTGGCAGGAGCGAATGCAGACCAGACTTTGCCTTACTATTGTGCAGTGTCTGCTGTGGGCATTCATCTAGTACACCAG ATCTACTGCTTGGACATCAACAGACCAGAGGACTGCTGGAAAAAATTTGCTTCGAACCGAAACCTTGGACTGCTTTTATTCTTAGGAATAGTTGCTGGCAACCTATGGAAAAAGAGAAGCGATAAACAATATGAAGTATTGAACTCAGTTTCAAATTAG